The sequence below is a genomic window from Stigmatopora nigra isolate UIUO_SnigA chromosome 4, RoL_Snig_1.1, whole genome shotgun sequence.
GGTTGGTGGGCGTGGTCGAGGAAGGGCAGCTGCAGGTGCCAGACTCTCCCAGGCAATGGGGTAAGAAAAACAGTTGTCTAGACAAGTGGTAATGTTCATTTCAAGCATTTGGGAAAAATCTttctgagtctttttttttggaaaaaaataagttgtccATGCTATTGTCATCCTTGTGGTCATACTCACTTAATTCCTCTGCAGCACCTTCAATCCTGCTGATTACTCTGCCGGTCGCCATGAGAATTGGGATGGTGACGTCAATGAAACTGCTGAGGCACCCGGTAAGATCAGGACAGGTGGGAACAGGAATCTTGTATTATATTTCAGGGGGGGGGGCtgtttgaaatgattttttttcatttgtgtgaCCTATCCATCCATTTTTCAAAACTTATCTAATATCTTGTCCAAGCTGCTAATTTTGGATACACCGGTGACTAGTCACCAGCTAATTACAGTGCATACAGCCAGTAAAGGTTTGCATCCAAACCGATCAATTGAcaaatttgtgttgtttttcagcGGCGTGGGGAGGAAACACAGAAGACTGGATTACAGAAGACTGGAATGAAGACGTAAATATATGGGGACATACGAATCATTTGATtagataaatgtttttaattatttattaaagtaattgttttttcctccctcttCTCAAAGTTGTCTGAGACCAAAGTTTTCACTTCCTCTTCTACTTCTGGAAATCACAAGTGAGCCCGTCTCCACATGACATACAATCattaaacattttcattcagtCAATTTGACCCTCTTATTGCTGTTCATCAGTGTGGACCTGACAGGCCTCCTCCCAAAGCCTGGTGTTTCTGTGGAATCAGACCTTGTTGATGGGCCGTCTGCTGAAGATCTTGGCCAAAGCCTGGTCTTCACAAACTCCCACCACAATGGACGGACAGCAACACACAGCTATGCCCATGCTGCCTCTGGAAGCGCCACCTATGCGCATGCTGCTCTGGTACTAGATTCTAGTTCTAGTAACTAGAACATTTTCAGTCCTTTTGCACTGCTACATGTCAGAATTTTCAAAGGAATAAGCTGAAAAATAACCAATTCATTACAATTGTATTTACACATGTATTTTCTTCTTAGTCTTCAGCCATTACTCCTGGATTAGGGTCTCCAAGCGCACCCAAGCCAGTGCCTCTGTCTGACGCCAGGACAGCAGATCAGCTTAATGGGCCTCGGCTTGGTCAGAGAGTCAGACAGAGCCTGGCTGCTACCTCAACCATCAACGGTAGCGCTTCCAAAGATGTGGTACCTCCAGTGGTACAGCCTGTGGTACAGAACCCCGCCCCTTCACCTTCTGTCGAAATAGCTCCTCAGAGATTGGACAACGGACCTGTAACAGGCCTGCACAGTAAGTTGATAAACTTAACCTTAAAGCAATCTgccaactattccacaaaaggccaTAGCGGGTGCAGAATTTAATTCCAACCAAATTAGATGACACCTTCTGCCCCTGGTAATCACGTTAACAAAAGCTGTACTTGGCATTAGTCTTAAAGTAGAATGGTTTGTGAGCGCTAATGGACCCTCAAAAGAGCAAATTTGAGTAAATTTCAGAAATTAGCTGTAATCCTTGGTGTCAAGTGTTTAGGACAGTCAAATTTTTCGCTGTGGTGCAtgtgtcacttttttaaaatattatttcatgTTTCCCATAGTGGAAATGAAGGTTCAGCCAGAACCCTCCGCTGTGCTCAGCCAGCTAGCACAGAGGCACCAACAATCCTCCATCCTTCCTACAATGGAGCCACGGGTTATGTCCCATTCCCATGGCCCACAAGTGCCCACACCGCCAGGTATGACTCTTTGGTTCCTGCACATTCTTCTATCCATCTGCAGTATATTGAATGTATAGTTTGAATTTACCCACCTGCTTCTTTGTGCTTAAGGTCATGAGTCATCAGTCCTAACTGTAAGAGATGGAGGCTCTCCGGGAATTAAGTTGCCTGGTGTGGATTCTCCTATCACAGAGCCTCCCATGCGACATCTTAAGACACAGAAGCGTAGAGTACTGCCCCCCTCAAAGGTACTAAAATTAACCCACTTTGCAAATGAATAATACAGCGATTCAGCTGTTCATTAACACATTCCAACCCTACTACaagttaaaattaattttgtagtGAGCAAGGGAGTTTTATACCTTTTTAACTGCAAGACAAATGAGTTTATATACCATGCACTTTTTCCTCGTCCTTAGATTCCCTCGTCAGCTGTGGAGATGCCAGGATCAGCAGACATCTCTGGCCTGAAATTTCAGTTTGGTGCATTGGACTTCAGTTCTGAGACAGGCACTGTTGACGTAATCCAAAAGGAGTTGACCCGAGAACAGGGTCCATCGGCACCTCCGGGGGTGATGTCTATCCCTGCTGCAACAGCACCTGCACAGCAGTCACAAAGCTTGTTTTCCAAACCTGCTTCTGTGAGGTAAATTTGCTCATGCCTCGTCTTCAAGATGACCCTGAAGACTTGAATCTATAACTTttcatttacaaatattttctccTGTTATCATACCAGCGAACACATTAGCGGCATACCCACCATGCCGGATGCTGGCTTCCCCTCACCGTCCTTGGGCTTGCCCAGTGCCACAGCTACCCCCTCTCTGGGCCTCCCGGGTGCCGCTGCTCCACCTTCTACGGTGCTACCCCCCGCAAAGCGCATTGAGGGTGGTGTTACCAGATCCCTACCTCCCCACCATCCATTCTCTCCGAGCAAAGAGATGCAGCCATCTGCCCCCAGCCTCACGGTGATGTGACGCATTGTTTCCTAATCTGTGCAAAATGTTGCCCAATTACTGATtacattcccccccccccccccccctttttaatatatatagaaTGGTTACTCTACCATGAAGATACAAAGCACACCGGAAAGTAAGTTGACAATTCAAAACTGTTTaatccacattttaaaaaatgaattaaataaaaacaaaataaatatgtatatatattttagctgCACAATTGCCAAGAACGGTGAAAACAGAGTCTCCGCTCCTAAATGACGGTGGCCCCACCCACCATGCGCCCTCCACCGGAGTCACAACAGCCAACTTGACACCCGTTCCTTCGCTCAACAGGTAAAGTCAGGCACacttaatactgtttttttattttgtcgaCCGATATTAGTGATGGCTGTTTTATTGGTTTACAACTTCATTGtaacttcttttttcttttaattgtgtGTACTTTGCTTTCCAGCCATGTGAGCGCCTCTCATTTATCTGGACCTCCCTACACCACTAACTCTTCTGTGCCAGTAAGTCTTCACCTCCGGCTCACATGCCACAGCCAAAATACATTTCAGTAAAATCATTGCTTGTTGTCTCTAAAGAAATCATAGCCTCATCATTTTGTTCCTAATTTCCTCAGGCAACTAATGAGGAGATTGTCTGCGCCAATCCACACACCTTTTCCACTCAGTCAGGCCAGCCGCACAATGCCACTATCTCGTCCCCATTGGCTGTCAGCAGTTCAAACAGTGGTCCGCACCTATCCGGAGCACCAGGACTGAATGGCCCAAGTGGTGGTCTTTCAGCTGCAAACAGCCGCACAGCGCCCCTCCTCACCGCAACCTCTGGTAATGTGAATATCTTCAATATACAAATGAAATAGATTGAActtcatatcatttttttttctctctaggcAAAGCCCCTCCCAATTTGGCCCAAGGCGTGCCCCCTCTTTTGGCCAGTCAATACATCATGGGCCCTGGTGGATTGCTCCCAGCCTACCCGGTAACTAAATGTCTAACACAGTACATTGGTACCACTACTTGTGAATTTAATTTCAATATAATTCAATACACTGTTTATCGATACATAGATTAGGATATCAATGTGTGATGTACAATATATGCAATTGTCTAAAATTGGACAGcaattattaaatgatttttttggggggcaatcCCAATAGCAGATCTATGGCTACGAGGAGCT
It includes:
- the LOC144195587 gene encoding ubiquitin-associated protein 2-like isoform X4, yielding MMTSLVSNQARGTRDKTLPSTTQTTHPQKQIQATAEQMRLAQVIYDKNDAVFEGKVKQLIEVTGKTQDECMVALHDCNEDINRAINHLLESTPDTNSWETVGKKRSLGKEGGTAEVKESREKKGVEREVSRGRGGANRRGRGISRGREGRVEENGFEVVPGERGGDRGRRGRGRGVGGRGRGRAAAGARLSQAMGTFNPADYSAGRHENWDGDVNETAEAPGKIRTAAWGGNTEDWITEDWNEDLSETKVFTSSSTSGNHNVDLTGLLPKPGVSVESDLVDGPSAEDLGQSLVFTNSHHNGRTATHSYAHAASGSATYAHAALSSAITPGLGSPSAPKPVPLSDARTADQLNGPRLGQRVRQSLAATSTINGSASKDVVPPVVQPVVQNPAPSPSVEIAPQRLDNGPVTGLHMEMKVQPEPSAVLSQLAQRHQQSSILPTMEPRVMSHSHGPQVPTPPGHESSVLTVRDGGSPGIKLPGVDSPITEPPMRHLKTQKRRVLPPSKIPSSAVEMPGSADISGLKFQFGALDFSSETGTVDVIQKELTREQGPSAPPGVMSIPAATAPAQQSQSLFSKPASVSEHISGIPTMPDAGFPSPSLGLPSATATPSLGLPGAAAPPSTVLPPAKRIEGGVTRSLPPHHPFSPSKEMQPSAPSLTNGYSTMKIQSTPETAQLPRTVKTESPLLNDGGPTHHAPSTGVTTANLTPVPSLNSHVSASHLSGPPYTTNSSVPATNEEIVCANPHTFSTQSGQPHNATISSPLAVSSSNSGPHLSGAPGLNGPSGGLSAANSRTAPLLTATSGKAPPNLAQGVPPLLASQYIMGPGGLLPAYPQIYGYEELQMLQSRLPMDYYSVAFPGTTATIPGRDGLANNPYSGEATKFGRNDSSSPAPPTSLSTAGVQSQAQQAPQAATQGQGQGQSQGQQNQNPAFLNPPIPPGYGYTGLPYYPGMPGVPSAFQYGPTVFVPPTSAKQPAMGLANPSNQYHQQHQPTYGQHAYGTAPGLSGSGSSGGVPEMNPSIYNKTQSFDKQGFHTGTPPPFTLPSALGGAGPMNPGGAPGYAPGHFLHILPPHQQPHSQLLHHHLTQETQGGPGQRGPSSGMQQKSQGSKSSYGSSPYWGN
- the LOC144195587 gene encoding ubiquitin-associated protein 2-like isoform X1, whose protein sequence is MMTSLVSNQARGTRDKTLPSTTQTTHPQKQIQATAEQMRLAQVIYDKNDAVFEGKVKQLIEVTGKTQDECMVALHDCNEDINRAINHLLESTPDTNSWETVGKKRSLGKEGGTAEVKESREKKGVEREVSRGRGGANRRGRGISRGREGRVEENGFEVVPGERGGDRGRRGRGRGVGGRGRGRAAAGARLSQAMGTFNPADYSAGRHENWDGDVNETAEAPGKIRTAAWGGNTEDWITEDWNEDLSETKVFTSSSTSGNHNVDLTGLLPKPGVSVESDLVDGPSAEDLGQSLVFTNSHHNGRTATHSYAHAASGSATYAHAALSSAITPGLGSPSAPKPVPLSDARTADQLNGPRLGQRVRQSLAATSTINGSASKDVVPPVVQPVVQNPAPSPSVEIAPQRLDNGPVTGLHMEMKVQPEPSAVLSQLAQRHQQSSILPTMEPRVMSHSHGPQVPTPPGHESSVLTVRDGGSPGIKLPGVDSPITEPPMRHLKTQKRRVLPPSKIPSSAVEMPGSADISGLKFQFGALDFSSETGTVDVIQKELTREQGPSAPPGVMSIPAATAPAQQSQSLFSKPASVSEHISGIPTMPDAGFPSPSLGLPSATATPSLGLPGAAAPPSTVLPPAKRIEGGVTRSLPPHHPFSPSKEMQPSAPSLTNGYSTMKIQSTPETAQLPRTVKTESPLLNDGGPTHHAPSTGVTTANLTPVPSLNSHVSASHLSGPPYTTNSSVPATNEEIVCANPHTFSTQSGQPHNATISSPLAVSSSNSGPHLSGAPGLNGPSGGLSAANSRTAPLLTATSGKAPPNLAQGVPPLLASQYIMGPGGLLPAYPQIYGYEELQMLQSRLPMDYYSVAFPGTTATIPGRDGLANNPYSGEATKFGRNDSSSPAPPTSLSTAGVQSQAQQAPQAATQGQGQGQSQGQQNQNPAFLNPPIPPGYGYTGLPYYPGMPGVPSAFQYGPTVFVPPTSAKQPAMGLANPSNQYHQQHQPTYGQHAYGTAFDDLSQAHAGEYNKGGYGGSAQSQVAKSAGSGPGKAPGLSGSGSSGGVPEMNPSIYNKTQSFDKQGFHTGTPPPFTLPSALGGAGPMNPGGAPGYAPGHFLHILPPHQQPHSQLLHHHLTQETQGGPGQRGPSSGMQQKSQGSKSSYGSSPYWGN
- the LOC144195587 gene encoding ubiquitin-associated protein 2-like isoform X2, which produces MMTSLVSNQARGTRDKTLPSTTQTTHPQKQIQATAEQMRLAQVIYDKNDAVFEGKVKQLIEVTGKTQDECMVALHDCNEDINRAINHLLESTPDTNSWETVGKKRSLGKEGGTAEVKESREKKGVEREVSRGRGGANRRGRGISRGREGRVEENGFEVVPGERGGDRGRRGRGRGVGGRGRGRAAAGARLSQAMGTFNPADYSAGRHENWDGDVNETAEAPGKIRTAAWGGNTEDWITEDWNEDLSETKVFTSSSTSGNHNVDLTGLLPKPGVSVESDLVDGPSAEDLGQSLVFTNSHHNGRTATHSYAHAASGSATYAHAALSSAITPGLGSPSAPKPVPLSDARTADQLNGPRLGQRVRQSLAATSTINGSASKDVVPPVVQPVVQNPAPSPSVEIAPQRLDNGPVTGLHMEMKVQPEPSAVLSQLAQRHQQSSILPTMEPRVMSHSHGPQVPTPPGHESSVLTVRDGGSPGIKLPGVDSPITEPPMRHLKTQKRRVLPPSKIPSSAVEMPGSADISGLKFQFGALDFSSETGTVDVIQKELTREQGPSAPPGVMSIPAATAPAQQSQSLFSKPASVSEHISGIPTMPDAGFPSPSLGLPSATATPSLGLPGAAAPPSTVLPPAKRIEGGVTRSLPPHHPFSPSKEMQPSAPSLTNGYSTMKIQSTPETAQLPRTVKTESPLLNDGGPTHHAPSTGVTTANLTPVPSLNSHVSASHLSGPPYTTNSSVPATNEEIVCANPHTFSTQSGQPHNATISSPLAVSSSNSGPHLSGAPGLNGPSGGLSAANSRTAPLLTATSGKAPPNLAQGVPPLLASQYIMGPGGLLPAYPIYGYEELQMLQSRLPMDYYSVAFPGTTATIPGRDGLANNPYSGEATKFGRNDSSSPAPPTSLSTAGVQSQAQQAPQAATQGQGQGQSQGQQNQNPAFLNPPIPPGYGYTGLPYYPGMPGVPSAFQYGPTVFVPPTSAKQPAMGLANPSNQYHQQHQPTYGQHAYGTAFDDLSQAHAGEYNKGGYGGSAQSQVAKSAGSGPGKAPGLSGSGSSGGVPEMNPSIYNKTQSFDKQGFHTGTPPPFTLPSALGGAGPMNPGGAPGYAPGHFLHILPPHQQPHSQLLHHHLTQETQGGPGQRGPSSGMQQKSQGSKSSYGSSPYWGN
- the LOC144195587 gene encoding ubiquitin-associated protein 2-like isoform X3, with protein sequence MMTSLVSNQARGTRDKTLPSTTQTTHPQKQIQATAEQMRLAQVIYDKNDAVFEGKVKQLIEVTGKTQDECMVALHDCNEDINRAINHLLESTPDTNSWETVGKKRSLGKEGGTAEVKESREKKGVEREVSRGRGGANRRGRGISRGREGRVEENGFEVVPGERGGDRGRRGRGRGVGGRGRGRAAAGARLSQAMGTFNPADYSAGRHENWDGDVNETAEAPAAWGGNTEDWITEDWNEDLSETKVFTSSSTSGNHNVDLTGLLPKPGVSVESDLVDGPSAEDLGQSLVFTNSHHNGRTATHSYAHAASGSATYAHAALSSAITPGLGSPSAPKPVPLSDARTADQLNGPRLGQRVRQSLAATSTINGSASKDVVPPVVQPVVQNPAPSPSVEIAPQRLDNGPVTGLHMEMKVQPEPSAVLSQLAQRHQQSSILPTMEPRVMSHSHGPQVPTPPGHESSVLTVRDGGSPGIKLPGVDSPITEPPMRHLKTQKRRVLPPSKIPSSAVEMPGSADISGLKFQFGALDFSSETGTVDVIQKELTREQGPSAPPGVMSIPAATAPAQQSQSLFSKPASVSEHISGIPTMPDAGFPSPSLGLPSATATPSLGLPGAAAPPSTVLPPAKRIEGGVTRSLPPHHPFSPSKEMQPSAPSLTNGYSTMKIQSTPETAQLPRTVKTESPLLNDGGPTHHAPSTGVTTANLTPVPSLNSHVSASHLSGPPYTTNSSVPATNEEIVCANPHTFSTQSGQPHNATISSPLAVSSSNSGPHLSGAPGLNGPSGGLSAANSRTAPLLTATSGKAPPNLAQGVPPLLASQYIMGPGGLLPAYPQIYGYEELQMLQSRLPMDYYSVAFPGTTATIPGRDGLANNPYSGEATKFGRNDSSSPAPPTSLSTAGVQSQAQQAPQAATQGQGQGQSQGQQNQNPAFLNPPIPPGYGYTGLPYYPGMPGVPSAFQYGPTVFVPPTSAKQPAMGLANPSNQYHQQHQPTYGQHAYGTAFDDLSQAHAGEYNKGGYGGSAQSQVAKSAGSGPGKAPGLSGSGSSGGVPEMNPSIYNKTQSFDKQGFHTGTPPPFTLPSALGGAGPMNPGGAPGYAPGHFLHILPPHQQPHSQLLHHHLTQETQGGPGQRGPSSGMQQKSQGSKSSYGSSPYWGN